Proteins from one Asterias rubens chromosome 21, eAstRub1.3, whole genome shotgun sequence genomic window:
- the LOC117304836 gene encoding uncharacterized protein LOC117304836 isoform X2, whose product MVTVGWKHYDPIKDQFKQVYSSKGGGTFQIHLDKSMTYAEVLGRLKNLFFPGGKNGDLEVAHLTLSLGNYVGDVIKHELTLEDGSTTTFTIESYLGYCKTQKIRLYLITKVDPLRDMFGEVSDISDEDDALPDPGLVRASTCGVV is encoded by the exons ATGGTAACTGTGGGCTGGAAACACTATGACCCCATCAAAGACCAATTCAAGCAGGTGTACTCCTCAAAAGGTGGGGGCACCTTCCAGATTCATCTAGATAAATCTATGACATATGCAGAAGTGCTTGGTCGCctcaagaacttgttcttcccAGGTGGCAAAAATGGAGACCTTGAAGTTGCCCACCTGACTCTTTCCCTGGGAAATTACGTCGGGGATGTCATCAAACATGAGCTGACTCTAGAAGATGGGTCCACAACCACCTTTACCATCGAGTCTTACTTGGGATATTGCAAGACCCAGAAGATCAGGTTGTATCTGATCACAAAAGTAGACCCCCTC AGAGATATGTTTGGAGAGGTGTCGGATATTTCTGACGAGGATGATGCATTACCCGATCCTGGTCTG GTACGTGCATCTACTTGCGGTGTTGTTTGA
- the LOC117304764 gene encoding uncharacterized protein LOC117304764, protein MMDQEENSDSCKSKLEDILRDVELEDLIPRFQEEKVTTSHIPDMTDQDLISLGVLRIGQRHELRQHCKAIGRTRPRDVCGLIRSMREKKRKRSSKTDLPLSNI, encoded by the exons ATGATGGATCAGGAGGAGAATTCCGACTCTTGCAAATCGAAG CTTGAGGATATCCTGAGAGATGTGGAACTTGAAGATTTAATTCCAAGATTTCAGGAGGAGAAG GTTACAACTTCTCACATCCCGGACATGACAGATCAAGATCTTATATCATTGGGGGTTTTGAGGATTGGTCAGCGCCATGAGCTGAGACAGCACTGCAAGGCTATAG GAAGAACGCGGCCAAGGGACGTGTGTGGCCTTATACGCAGCATGcgtgaaaaaaagagaaagaggAGTTCAAAGACCGACCTCCCGCTTTCA AATATCTAA
- the LOC117304836 gene encoding uncharacterized protein LOC117304836 isoform X1: protein MVTVGWKHYDPIKDQFKQVYSSKGGGTFQIHLDKSMTYAEVLGRLKNLFFPGGKNGDLEVAHLTLSLGNYVGDVIKHELTLEDGSTTTFTIESYLGYCKTQKIRLYLITKVDPLRDMFGEVSDISDEDDALPDPGLVSIRFVMIGTFK, encoded by the exons ATGGTAACTGTGGGCTGGAAACACTATGACCCCATCAAAGACCAATTCAAGCAGGTGTACTCCTCAAAAGGTGGGGGCACCTTCCAGATTCATCTAGATAAATCTATGACATATGCAGAAGTGCTTGGTCGCctcaagaacttgttcttcccAGGTGGCAAAAATGGAGACCTTGAAGTTGCCCACCTGACTCTTTCCCTGGGAAATTACGTCGGGGATGTCATCAAACATGAGCTGACTCTAGAAGATGGGTCCACAACCACCTTTACCATCGAGTCTTACTTGGGATATTGCAAGACCCAGAAGATCAGGTTGTATCTGATCACAAAAGTAGACCCCCTC AGAGATATGTTTGGAGAGGTGTCGGATATTTCTGACGAGGATGATGCATTACCCGATCCTGGTCTGGTAAGCATTAGGTTTGTGATGATTGGGACATTTAAATGA